Proteins from a single region of Meiothermus cerbereus DSM 11376:
- a CDS encoding S8 family peptidase, translating into MRWTVVLTVLVSLVGCDLTPRGGGSPVSATVYTSPRRATWGEEVRVSIPWRAGSSLRLTLAGEVIAGVRAEGEGAGSAVIFRVPSNFWGGPQPLELTEGSNRASGSLTVLGEGVGTEALVIVRPGVTDDSLAQKLAGAGLRLVPTAKGDRSLPLGASGGPCAGRLAQVAALPGAPLALGALLERLESAAAGLVVDLDGILGIDPLTGYDTDPSPAPGTSPINARQAIRLNPVSNYTGAGTAIAIVDTGVASLTSLNLLPGTDFTDPDTPRPNLDEYGSGTGHGTAAAVLAADAAYGVAPAAGILPIKSCNKEGKCPLAAVIRGICYAVAFAEQNKNQKLVLNLSLGSDTPSEIVYIILKDVLMKRGVEGIPVVAAAGNQWAVRSSKSGVLHHFPASFGGNRGLSTSSDPARRMTLLKGLLSVGAVGQYSTGLRVSSFSGQGDFVDLVAPGERVLSLRPGNTEAQFTGTSFAAPIVSGAVAIIRQATALVPLTPEALESAFLANLTDPATPGELEEAQGRGLLDWTRGP; encoded by the coding sequence TTCGGCCACGGTATACACCTCACCCCGACGGGCCACCTGGGGCGAGGAGGTGCGGGTGAGCATTCCCTGGCGGGCGGGCTCGAGCCTGCGCCTGACCCTGGCAGGGGAGGTCATCGCGGGGGTTCGCGCCGAGGGGGAAGGAGCGGGTAGTGCGGTTATCTTCAGGGTTCCCAGCAACTTCTGGGGTGGCCCCCAGCCCCTCGAGCTCACCGAGGGCAGCAACCGCGCCAGCGGCAGCCTGACCGTTCTGGGCGAGGGGGTGGGCACCGAGGCCCTGGTCATCGTTCGGCCCGGCGTTACCGACGACAGCCTGGCCCAGAAGCTGGCTGGTGCAGGGCTGCGGTTGGTGCCCACTGCCAAGGGGGATCGCTCGCTGCCGCTGGGCGCTTCGGGGGGGCCTTGCGCTGGGCGGCTGGCCCAGGTGGCTGCCCTTCCGGGGGCGCCTTTGGCCCTGGGGGCTCTGCTCGAGCGGCTCGAGTCCGCCGCCGCGGGCCTGGTTGTAGACCTGGATGGCATCCTGGGCATCGACCCCCTTACCGGCTACGATACCGACCCCAGCCCAGCCCCCGGCACCAGCCCCATCAACGCCCGCCAGGCCATAAGGCTCAATCCGGTCAGCAACTACACCGGGGCCGGAACCGCTATCGCCATCGTGGACACCGGGGTGGCCAGCCTGACCAGCCTCAACCTGCTTCCTGGAACCGACTTCACCGACCCCGACACCCCCCGCCCCAACCTGGATGAATATGGCAGTGGAACGGGCCACGGCACAGCGGCAGCCGTGCTGGCTGCGGATGCCGCCTACGGTGTGGCTCCCGCAGCCGGGATTCTGCCCATCAAGAGCTGTAACAAGGAGGGCAAGTGCCCCCTGGCGGCGGTGATTCGGGGCATCTGCTACGCGGTGGCCTTTGCCGAGCAGAACAAAAATCAGAAACTTGTTCTTAACCTGAGTCTGGGCAGCGATACCCCCAGCGAGATTGTCTACATCATCCTCAAGGATGTCTTGATGAAGCGCGGCGTAGAGGGGATTCCGGTGGTAGCGGCAGCGGGCAACCAGTGGGCCGTTCGCAGCAGCAAATCGGGGGTGCTGCACCACTTCCCGGCCTCCTTTGGCGGCAACCGGGGGCTCTCGACCAGCAGCGACCCGGCCCGCCGCATGACCCTGCTCAAGGGGCTTTTGAGCGTAGGAGCGGTGGGGCAGTACAGCACGGGGCTGCGGGTGAGCAGCTTTAGCGGCCAGGGCGACTTTGTAGACCTGGTAGCCCCCGGTGAGCGGGTCTTGAGCCTGCGGCCGGGCAACACCGAGGCCCAGTTCACCGGTACTTCCTTTGCCGCGCCCATCGTGAGCGGTGCGGTGGCGATTATCCGCCAGGCCACGGCCCTGGTGCCCCTGACCCCAGAGGCGCTCGAGTCGGCTTTCTTAGCCAACCTGACCGATCCGGCCACCCCCGGCGAACTCGAGGAGGCCCAGGGCCGGGGCTTGCTGGACTGGACTCGAGGCCCCTAG
- a CDS encoding ribose-phosphate diphosphokinase, translating to MGVASVTEQRLGSESEELQHANGGHVKLFCGNANRPLAEAVAKALGIQLGEATVERFPDGEVRVRLLESIRGDDVYLIQSTAPPVNDHLMELLVLADAVRRSSAGRINAVIPYFGYARQDKQTQGREPITARLVAGLLEHVGIHRVITVDLHAPQIQGFFYQPVDELSAVRLFAEYLENQRLTDNAVVVSPDSGRAEQARRLSERLNLPLAILAKRRTGPRETQVSYVIGDVAGKRPLIIDDIISTGGTIRRGVEALMAAGAAPEVVVMASHAVLVGNARENLAHPAIREVVFTDTIALNPALGYTILPTAPLLAQAIRRVHTNQSVSVLI from the coding sequence ATGGGGGTTGCATCTGTAACTGAGCAGCGGCTGGGTTCAGAATCAGAGGAATTGCAGCACGCCAACGGCGGACACGTCAAACTCTTTTGCGGCAATGCCAACCGCCCCCTGGCCGAAGCAGTGGCCAAGGCCCTGGGCATCCAGCTTGGCGAGGCCACCGTGGAGCGCTTCCCCGACGGTGAGGTGCGGGTGCGGCTTTTGGAGAGCATTCGCGGCGACGATGTATATCTGATCCAGTCCACCGCCCCCCCAGTCAACGACCACCTGATGGAACTCTTGGTTCTGGCCGACGCCGTGCGCCGCAGCAGCGCAGGGCGCATCAACGCGGTGATTCCTTACTTTGGCTATGCCCGCCAGGACAAACAAACCCAGGGCCGCGAGCCCATCACGGCCCGCCTGGTAGCGGGCCTGCTGGAACACGTGGGCATCCACCGGGTCATTACGGTAGACCTGCACGCCCCGCAAATTCAGGGGTTTTTTTATCAGCCGGTAGACGAACTTTCGGCGGTGCGCCTGTTCGCCGAGTACCTGGAAAATCAGCGCTTGACAGATAACGCCGTGGTCGTCTCGCCCGACTCAGGAAGGGCCGAGCAAGCCCGGCGGCTCTCCGAGCGGTTGAACCTGCCACTGGCCATTCTGGCCAAACGCCGCACCGGCCCCCGCGAGACCCAGGTCAGCTATGTGATTGGCGACGTGGCGGGCAAGCGCCCCCTGATCATTGACGACATCATCTCCACCGGTGGAACCATCCGGCGCGGGGTGGAAGCTCTGATGGCCGCAGGGGCGGCTCCTGAAGTCGTGGTGATGGCTTCTCACGCCGTGCTGGTGGGCAACGCCCGCGAAAACCTGGCCCACCCGGCCATTCGCGAGGTGGTCTTTACCGATACCATCGCGCTCAACCCAGCCCTGGGCTATACCATCCTGCCCACCGCACCTCTTCTGGCCCAGGCCATCCGGCGGGTGCACACCAACCAGTCGGTGAGCGTGCTGATCTAG
- the mtnN gene encoding 5'-methylthioadenosine/S-adenosylhomocysteine nucleosidase: MVALFTAEEVEAQALRRLLSLQEAVDGPWVIHQGELGRYPVVLIETGVGKAAAAAAVAYAKVRFNPAQSFWVGVAGALNPDLKTLDLVLAQDAVQYDVDITAFGRAPGELATGERFIPADAGLTSKVLRTALGMGLPIHLGRIASADRFLAQRSEAEEVRRVFAADAVEMEGAAALWTAKRLGMPMALLRAITDQAGSEAPLAFETFLESASERLAQLIGKVLST; this comes from the coding sequence ATGGTTGCGCTATTTACTGCAGAAGAAGTCGAGGCCCAGGCGTTACGCCGTCTGCTTAGCCTGCAGGAGGCCGTAGACGGCCCCTGGGTCATCCACCAGGGTGAGCTGGGACGCTACCCGGTGGTGCTCATCGAAACGGGTGTGGGCAAAGCAGCGGCGGCAGCCGCAGTAGCCTATGCCAAGGTTCGCTTCAACCCGGCCCAGTCGTTCTGGGTGGGCGTGGCTGGGGCTCTGAACCCCGACCTCAAAACCCTGGATCTGGTGCTGGCCCAGGATGCTGTGCAGTACGATGTGGACATCACAGCCTTTGGTCGTGCTCCGGGTGAACTGGCCACCGGCGAGCGCTTTATCCCTGCCGATGCCGGGCTCACCTCCAAGGTTTTGCGCACGGCCCTGGGCATGGGGCTACCCATCCACCTGGGCCGGATTGCCAGCGCCGACCGCTTCCTGGCGCAGCGCAGTGAGGCCGAAGAGGTACGGCGGGTATTTGCTGCCGATGCTGTCGAGATGGAAGGGGCCGCCGCTTTGTGGACGGCCAAACGCCTGGGTATGCCGATGGCCCTGCTGCGGGCCATTACCGACCAGGCCGGCAGTGAAGCCCCCCTCGCTTTCGAAACCTTTTTAGAAAGTGCCTCCGAGCGCCTGGCCCAGTTGATCGGCAAAGTATTGAGCACTTGA